A genomic stretch from Vibrio algarum includes:
- the upp gene encoding uracil phosphoribosyltransferase, translating to MKVVEVKHPLVKHKVGLMREGDISTKRFRELATEVGSLLTYEATADFETEKVTIEGWDGPVEVDQIKGKKVTVVPILRAGLGMMDGVLEHVPSARISVVGIYRDEETLEPIPYFNKLASNIDERIALVVDPMLATGGSMIATIDLLKDKGCKHIKVLVLVSAPEGIEALKKAHPDVELYTAAIDEKLNDKGYIVPGLGDAGDKIFGTK from the coding sequence ATGAAAGTTGTTGAAGTGAAACACCCTTTGGTTAAACACAAAGTAGGTTTAATGCGCGAAGGGGATATCAGCACGAAGCGTTTTCGTGAGTTGGCTACAGAGGTTGGTAGCCTGTTAACTTATGAAGCGACAGCAGATTTCGAGACAGAAAAAGTGACAATTGAAGGCTGGGATGGCCCAGTAGAAGTTGATCAAATTAAAGGTAAAAAAGTTACTGTTGTTCCAATTTTGCGTGCAGGTTTAGGCATGATGGATGGCGTGCTTGAGCATGTACCTAGTGCACGTATTAGCGTTGTTGGTATTTATCGTGATGAAGAAACTTTAGAACCTATTCCTTATTTCAATAAACTTGCATCAAATATTGATGAGCGTATTGCTCTTGTTGTCGATCCGATGCTTGCAACTGGCGGCTCAATGATTGCAACTATTGACCTATTAAAGGACAAAGGTTGTAAGCATATAAAAGTCTTGGTTTTAGTTTCTGCTCCGGAAGGAATCGAAGCGCTTAAGAAAGCACATCCAGATGTTGAACTTTATACCGCTGCAATTGATGAGAAGCTAAATGACAAAGGTTATATCGTTCCAGGTTTAGGTGATGCGGGCGATAAGATCTTTGGTACAAAATAA
- the purM gene encoding phosphoribosylformylglycinamidine cyclo-ligase produces MSGNNTSLSYKDAGVDIDAGNALVDRIKGVVKRTRRPEVMGGIGGFGALCELPTKYKEPLLVSGTDGVGTKLRLALDMNKHDTIGIDLVAMCVNDLIVQGAEPLFFLDYYATGKLDIDTAADVVSGIGEGCIQAGCALIGGETAEMPGMYEGEDYDVAGFCVGVVEKADVIDGSKVAAGDALIAVGSSGPHSNGYSLVRKIIEVSNADLSEELNGRAIGEHLLEPTKIYIKSALKMIAEHDIHAISHITGGGFWENIPRVLPEGTKAVIDGKSWQWPAIFNWLQEKGNVETFEMYRTFNCGVGLIVALPKDQASAAVELLKSEGENAWVIGEIASASEGEEQVEIN; encoded by the coding sequence GTGAGTGGCAATAACACTTCTCTTAGCTATAAAGACGCTGGTGTAGACATTGATGCAGGTAATGCTCTAGTAGACAGAATTAAAGGTGTAGTAAAACGCACCCGCCGTCCAGAAGTAATGGGTGGCATTGGTGGTTTTGGTGCTCTTTGCGAGCTGCCAACCAAATATAAAGAGCCACTACTTGTTTCTGGTACCGATGGCGTAGGCACGAAACTTCGTCTTGCCTTGGATATGAACAAGCACGACACAATCGGCATAGACCTTGTTGCTATGTGTGTCAACGATCTGATTGTTCAAGGTGCGGAACCACTATTTTTCCTTGACTACTATGCAACAGGTAAGCTTGACATCGATACCGCTGCAGATGTTGTTTCAGGAATTGGTGAGGGTTGTATTCAAGCAGGTTGTGCACTTATTGGTGGCGAAACAGCTGAAATGCCGGGCATGTACGAAGGCGAAGATTACGACGTAGCTGGATTTTGTGTTGGTGTAGTAGAAAAAGCAGATGTTATTGATGGTTCAAAGGTAGCGGCTGGAGATGCCCTTATCGCTGTTGGTTCTAGTGGCCCACACTCAAACGGTTACTCTCTAGTACGTAAAATAATTGAAGTATCTAATGCTGATCTTTCAGAAGAATTGAATGGTCGCGCTATTGGAGAGCATCTTTTAGAACCGACTAAAATCTACATAAAATCAGCACTTAAGATGATTGCGGAACACGATATTCACGCAATATCGCATATTACTGGTGGTGGTTTTTGGGAAAATATCCCACGCGTTTTACCTGAAGGGACAAAAGCAGTCATTGACGGAAAAAGCTGGCAGTGGCCTGCTATCTTTAACTGGCTTCAAGAAAAAGGCAATGTTGAAACCTTTGAAATGTATAGAACATTCAACTGTGGTGTTGGCCTAATCGTCGCGTTACCTAAAGATCAAGCGAGTGCCGCTGTTGAATTGCTAAAATCTGAAGGTGAAAATGCTTGGGTTATTGGTGAAATTGCCAGTGCATCTGAAGGCGAAGAGCAAGTAGAGATAAACTAA
- the purN gene encoding phosphoribosylglycinamide formyltransferase has translation MKRIVVLISGNGSNLQAIIDACGTRIANGEVTAVFSNKSDAYGLERAKQSDIDARFIDPKAFENRDLFDTELMSQIDRYQPDLIVLAGYMRILSKEFVAHYLGKMINIHPSLLPKYTGLNTHKRAIEAGDIEHGTSVHFVTEQLDGGPVILQAKVPVFSEDTPETLNERVQTQEHDIYPLTVNWFVEGRLSMTDNNAILDGKVLGESGYASD, from the coding sequence ATGAAAAGGATCGTCGTACTCATTTCTGGAAACGGTAGTAACCTACAAGCTATCATTGATGCTTGTGGCACTCGAATTGCCAATGGTGAAGTCACTGCTGTTTTCTCAAATAAATCTGATGCGTATGGCCTAGAAAGGGCTAAACAATCCGATATTGATGCACGTTTTATCGATCCTAAAGCGTTTGAAAACCGAGATTTATTCGATACAGAATTAATGTCTCAAATAGATAGATATCAGCCAGATCTGATTGTTCTGGCGGGCTATATGCGTATTCTAAGCAAAGAATTTGTGGCTCACTATCTTGGAAAAATGATCAATATTCACCCGTCTCTACTACCTAAATACACAGGGTTGAACACCCATAAACGTGCTATAGAGGCAGGTGACATTGAGCACGGAACGAGTGTTCATTTTGTAACAGAACAACTCGATGGCGGACCTGTTATTCTACAAGCCAAAGTACCTGTTTTTTCTGAGGATACTCCTGAAACATTAAACGAAAGAGTACAAACGCAAGAACATGATATCTATCCACTAACCGTAAACTGGTTTGTTGAAGGTCGGCTATCGATGACCGACAACAACGCGATACTGGATGGTAAAGTACTTGGTGAGTCAGGGTATGCTTCTGATTAG
- a CDS encoding class II glutamine amidotransferase, which yields MCELLGMSANVPTDICFSFAGLMQRGGKTGPHSDGWGITFYEGKGFRTFKDPNPSYNSKIAELVQNYPIKSCAVISHIRQANRGGVNLENTHPFTRELWGKYWTFAHNGQLSDYDSLQTGRFRPVGKTDSELSFCWILNKLESKYPEPPQDIVEMFQYIAVCCDELKEFGIFNMLLSDGDYVMTYCTNHLYWITRRAPFGKASLIDEDMTVNFQEETTPNDVVTVVATQPLTDNETWNRMKPGEYNLFHFGEVISCNTECLVDVEFALPKIK from the coding sequence ATGTGTGAATTGCTCGGAATGAGCGCTAATGTGCCAACTGACATCTGTTTTAGTTTTGCAGGGTTGATGCAGCGAGGTGGAAAAACCGGTCCTCACAGTGATGGTTGGGGGATTACTTTTTACGAAGGTAAAGGGTTTAGAACTTTTAAAGATCCCAATCCTAGCTACAACTCAAAAATAGCGGAGTTAGTACAAAACTACCCTATTAAAAGTTGTGCTGTCATCAGTCATATAAGACAAGCGAATAGAGGCGGTGTTAATTTAGAAAATACGCACCCATTTACCCGCGAGTTATGGGGGAAGTATTGGACGTTCGCCCACAATGGGCAGCTATCAGATTACGATTCATTGCAAACAGGTCGATTTAGACCGGTAGGTAAGACAGACAGCGAGTTGTCATTTTGTTGGATACTCAATAAATTAGAGTCTAAATACCCTGAACCGCCTCAAGATATCGTTGAGATGTTCCAATATATCGCTGTTTGTTGTGACGAGTTAAAAGAGTTTGGTATTTTTAACATGTTGCTTAGTGATGGCGATTATGTGATGACTTATTGTACTAATCATCTCTACTGGATTACTAGACGAGCACCTTTTGGTAAAGCAAGCCTCATTGATGAAGACATGACGGTTAACTTTCAAGAAGAGACAACACCAAATGATGTTGTGACAGTTGTTGCTACTCAACCTCTAACGGACAATGAAACGTGGAATAGAATGAAACCAGGTGAATACAACCTATTTCATTTTGGTGAAGTTATAAGTTGTAATACGGAGTGTTTGGTTGATGTAGAGTTCGCTCTACCAAAAATTAAATAA
- the lpcA gene encoding D-sedoheptulose 7-phosphate isomerase, translated as MYQDLIRSELNEAAEVLNKFLSDDHNIQQIEAAAKLIADSFKLGGKVLSCGNGGSHCDAMHFAEELTGRYREDRPGYAGIAISDPSHLSCVSNDFGYDFVFSRYVEAVGSSGDVLWGLSTSGNSSNILKAIEAAKKKGMKTIALTGKDGGMMAGCADIEIRVPHFGYADRIQEIHIKIIHIVIQLIEKEMAEVF; from the coding sequence ATGTATCAAGATCTAATTCGTTCCGAACTAAATGAAGCGGCAGAAGTATTAAATAAATTTTTAAGTGATGATCACAATATTCAACAAATTGAAGCGGCAGCTAAGCTGATTGCAGATTCGTTTAAGCTTGGCGGAAAAGTACTTTCTTGCGGCAATGGTGGTTCACATTGTGATGCTATGCACTTCGCGGAAGAGTTAACAGGCCGATATAGAGAGGATCGCCCGGGGTACGCTGGTATAGCTATCTCAGATCCAAGTCATTTATCCTGCGTGAGTAATGACTTTGGTTACGATTTTGTTTTCTCCCGTTACGTTGAAGCAGTAGGGTCGTCTGGTGATGTATTGTGGGGGCTTTCTACTTCTGGTAATTCAAGTAATATCTTAAAGGCCATTGAAGCTGCTAAGAAGAAGGGGATGAAGACGATTGCGCTTACCGGTAAGGATGGCGGCATGATGGCAGGGTGCGCCGATATTGAAATTCGTGTACCTCATTTTGGTTATGCGGATCGCATTCAAGAGATCCATATAAAAATTATTCATATTGTCATTCAGCTAATTGAAAAAGAGATGGCTGAAGTATTCTAA
- a CDS encoding TIGR03503 family protein, translating to MLRILFFITCILTSFFSWSQTESSVSLLDNRFRVDPTIEQISFVIYRKSPSRSVVLVRPDGKKYYSWEHPETVSWYEENGMDIISIENPMPGPWQAVGKVTPKNNIKLLSNLLLHVDKFPSRLYQDETIKFTARLTQDGNPLVLKDFLDRVRLRVSFIQHVEDEENPELTSEPESTILGTFKDDGQGLDEVSGDGIFTVELPIEVAPGKYRAIITSGNGVFLRAVEQTVLVYPSPITVGFIQSRDETEGHLVTVTGEQGMVLPGSIAATIEQTTPDKRTILTQSSVGPEDFTTEFTITNDQKPGKHTWKGTVYATEGAAKRDLVIQVEESAFSVMEKLDIEQSTKEYQRLQEEKRRALEIERIKRDREEARMTGMLTILVGNLVVIILGLIIWFIIRKLRVRKVSAPEMQLDAPPKQ from the coding sequence ATGCTTAGGATTCTGTTTTTTATCACCTGTATTTTGACCAGTTTTTTTAGCTGGTCTCAAACAGAATCATCTGTCTCTTTATTGGACAACCGATTTCGAGTTGACCCGACTATAGAACAAATCTCATTCGTAATTTATCGAAAGTCGCCATCCCGATCGGTTGTACTGGTTCGTCCCGATGGTAAAAAATACTATTCATGGGAACATCCTGAAACCGTGTCTTGGTATGAAGAAAATGGCATGGACATTATTTCAATTGAAAACCCGATGCCGGGACCATGGCAGGCAGTCGGCAAGGTCACACCAAAAAATAATATAAAGTTACTATCGAATTTGCTTCTTCATGTCGATAAGTTTCCTAGTCGCCTGTATCAGGACGAGACAATAAAATTCACGGCACGCCTTACGCAAGATGGTAATCCATTAGTATTGAAGGACTTCTTGGATAGAGTGAGGTTACGCGTTAGCTTTATTCAACATGTTGAGGATGAGGAAAACCCAGAACTGACCTCAGAACCAGAATCCACTATTCTTGGTACCTTTAAAGACGATGGCCAAGGGTTAGATGAAGTATCCGGAGATGGTATATTTACCGTGGAGCTTCCTATTGAGGTTGCTCCAGGTAAATATCGAGCCATTATCACTTCCGGAAATGGCGTTTTTTTAAGAGCAGTAGAGCAGACCGTTCTTGTTTACCCTTCTCCAATTACGGTTGGCTTTATCCAATCAAGGGATGAAACAGAGGGGCATTTGGTCACGGTGACAGGTGAGCAGGGTATGGTTTTACCGGGTAGCATTGCAGCAACGATTGAACAAACGACGCCCGATAAAAGAACGATTCTTACTCAAAGTAGCGTTGGCCCAGAAGACTTTACGACCGAATTTACTATCACTAATGACCAGAAACCCGGAAAGCATACTTGGAAGGGCACTGTATATGCTACTGAAGGTGCGGCTAAACGCGACTTAGTCATTCAGGTTGAAGAGTCTGCTTTCAGTGTCATGGAGAAGCTCGATATAGAACAATCGACTAAAGAGTATCAGCGTTTGCAAGAAGAAAAGCGTAGGGCTCTCGAAATAGAAAGAATTAAGCGCGATAGAGAAGAGGCCAGAATGACTGGAATGTTAACAATATTGGTTGGTAATTTAGTCGTCATCATTCTAGGCCTTATCATTTGGTTTATCATTCGAAAACTAAGAGTACGTAAAGTTTCAGCACCCGAAATGCAACTTGATGCACCACCGAAACAGTAG
- the dnaQ gene encoding DNA polymerase III subunit epsilon, with protein MNTSNNLNQQRIVVLDTETTGMNREGGPTYLGHRIIEIGAVEIVDRKLTGKHFHVYVKPDRLIQEDAIDVHGITDEFLRDKPEYRQVHQEFLDFIKGAELVAHNAPFDVGFMDYEFEKLDPKIGKTSQYCKITDTLDMAKKIFPGKRNNLDILCERYGIDNSHRTLHGALLDAEILADVYLLMTGGQTSLQFSSEQQSDSEGESIRRVNAGRKSLKVLRASADEIEAHQNRLDIVEKGGSCLWRQ; from the coding sequence ATGAATACTAGTAACAATTTGAACCAACAACGAATCGTCGTACTCGATACCGAAACGACCGGTATGAACCGAGAAGGTGGACCAACTTATCTTGGGCATCGAATTATTGAAATTGGTGCAGTAGAAATCGTTGATAGAAAGCTAACGGGTAAGCACTTTCACGTTTATGTGAAACCTGATCGGTTGATTCAAGAAGATGCAATTGACGTGCACGGTATCACAGACGAATTTCTTCGCGACAAACCTGAATATAGGCAAGTTCATCAAGAATTCTTAGACTTTATCAAAGGTGCAGAACTTGTTGCTCATAACGCACCCTTCGATGTCGGGTTTATGGATTATGAGTTTGAGAAGTTAGATCCTAAAATCGGTAAAACAAGCCAGTATTGTAAGATTACCGATACTCTTGACATGGCGAAAAAGATATTCCCCGGCAAGAGAAATAATCTCGATATTCTCTGTGAGCGATATGGAATAGATAACTCCCATCGAACACTGCACGGTGCATTGCTCGATGCAGAGATCTTAGCTGATGTTTACCTGCTTATGACTGGGGGGCAGACTTCATTGCAATTCAGTAGTGAACAACAATCAGATAGCGAGGGTGAATCCATTAGGCGAGTAAACGCGGGTAGAAAATCTCTTAAGGTTTTACGAGCATCTGCCGATGAAATAGAAGCACATCAAAATCGTTTAGATATCGTAGAGAAAGGCGGAAGCTGTCTCTGGCGACAATAG
- the rnhA gene encoding ribonuclease HI codes for MTKQVEVFTDGSCLGNPGPGGYGIVLRYKKTEKQLAKGYTLTTNNRMEMMAAVVALKALKEPCHVILTTDSQYVRQGITKWIHNWKKREWITSDKKPVKNADLWKALDFEASRHFVDWHWVKGHAGHRENEICDDIARAAAEKPTEIDEGYKG; via the coding sequence ATGACGAAACAAGTTGAAGTTTTCACAGACGGTTCATGTTTAGGCAACCCCGGTCCCGGAGGCTATGGCATCGTCCTTAGATATAAAAAAACCGAAAAGCAACTGGCTAAAGGCTATACTTTGACAACAAATAACCGTATGGAAATGATGGCGGCCGTCGTCGCACTAAAAGCACTGAAAGAGCCTTGCCACGTCATTTTAACAACGGACAGCCAATATGTTCGCCAGGGAATCACCAAATGGATTCACAACTGGAAAAAACGGGAATGGATAACGTCAGATAAAAAGCCCGTAAAAAATGCAGACCTTTGGAAAGCATTAGATTTTGAAGCTTCTCGCCATTTCGTAGATTGGCACTGGGTTAAAGGGCATGCGGGGCATAGAGAAAACGAAATATGCGATGATATAGCAAGAGCCGCAGCAGAAAAACCAACCGAGATAGATGAAGGGTATAAAGGATAA
- a CDS encoding class I SAM-dependent methyltransferase: protein MKPVRTSKIIEQPHSWQHLKNGEWVSESIQMRLDEWCPKLFGYHMLKLGGLSCEIASRMCNIQHQVNLDVENSLHTVIADPYDLPFLEKSVDVVLLAHQLDFCSDPHRLLREVDRVMVDDGYLIITGFNPVSLTGLASLMPWRKNSLPWSGRMFTPHRIRDWLGLLNYQVVHTDRYAVFPMKHPFWTWLENSMGDRLAPCGSLYFIVARKRTYPLKLIKPHWRLKRKLSPVGVNMRVESRAESTNNSD, encoded by the coding sequence ATGAAACCAGTTCGTACTTCAAAAATAATCGAACAACCTCACTCATGGCAACACCTTAAAAATGGTGAGTGGGTATCTGAGTCTATTCAAATGAGACTCGACGAATGGTGCCCTAAATTATTTGGTTATCACATGTTAAAGCTAGGTGGACTAAGTTGTGAGATAGCTAGTAGAATGTGTAATATTCAGCATCAAGTCAACCTTGATGTTGAAAACTCATTGCATACTGTCATTGCCGATCCTTATGATCTTCCCTTCTTAGAAAAAAGTGTCGATGTCGTCCTTCTCGCTCATCAATTAGATTTCTGTAGTGACCCACATCGTCTACTACGAGAAGTTGATAGAGTGATGGTCGATGACGGCTATCTAATTATTACGGGTTTTAATCCAGTTAGCTTAACGGGGCTTGCCAGTTTAATGCCATGGAGGAAGAATAGTCTGCCTTGGAGTGGTCGAATGTTTACTCCTCATCGTATAAGGGATTGGCTTGGCTTATTGAATTACCAGGTGGTTCATACCGATAGATATGCGGTTTTTCCAATGAAACACCCGTTTTGGACTTGGTTGGAGAATAGCATGGGTGATAGGTTAGCCCCATGTGGTAGCCTCTATTTTATTGTGGCAAGAAAAAGAACGTACCCCCTTAAACTGATTAAGCCGCACTGGCGACTAAAGAGAAAGCTATCGCCAGTTGGAGTGAATATGAGAGTAGAAAGTCGCGCCGAATCGACCAATAATTCAGATTAG
- the gloB gene encoding hydroxyacylglutathione hydrolase, with the protein MLTIKSIPAFNDNYIWLIQNSDLRCAIVDPGDAKPVLQYLEQQNLTLEAILITHHHKDHVGGVPALLDSFPNIKIVGPEKEDIPYLTHHLNGGDQFSLFDETFLVIDLPGHTLGHLGYVGDGKLFSGDVLFSAGCGRIFEGSPEQMFDSINKILALPDDTKVYPAHEYTSANVSFALAVEPGNKDLLTYREDVFQLRAERKPTLPTTLQKEKLINPFLRVDQPSVVNSIANRTKETSPLAVFTALREWKNAF; encoded by the coding sequence ATGTTAACCATCAAGAGCATACCCGCATTCAATGACAATTACATCTGGCTAATTCAAAATAGCGACCTACGCTGTGCGATTGTTGACCCAGGAGATGCCAAACCCGTACTTCAATATTTAGAACAGCAAAACCTTACCTTAGAAGCGATCCTTATAACTCACCACCACAAGGACCACGTTGGCGGAGTGCCAGCCTTGTTGGACTCGTTTCCTAACATTAAGATTGTTGGCCCAGAAAAAGAAGATATTCCTTACCTTACGCATCATTTAAATGGCGGAGACCAATTTTCCCTGTTTGATGAAACGTTCTTAGTTATTGACCTACCAGGACATACACTTGGACACCTTGGGTATGTGGGCGATGGGAAGTTATTTAGTGGCGACGTTTTATTCTCAGCTGGATGCGGCCGCATTTTTGAAGGCTCGCCAGAACAAATGTTTGATTCGATAAACAAGATACTCGCCCTTCCCGATGACACCAAGGTGTACCCTGCTCACGAATATACTAGCGCTAACGTTTCGTTTGCACTGGCCGTCGAGCCAGGTAATAAAGATCTACTCACTTATAGAGAAGATGTCTTTCAATTGAGAGCAGAACGAAAACCAACGCTACCAACAACCTTACAAAAAGAAAAATTGATTAACCCTTTTTTACGAGTGGATCAACCTAGCGTGGTCAATTCTATAGCAAATAGGACCAAAGAAACGTCACCATTAGCAGTCTTTACTGCATTAAGGGAGTGGAAGAACGCATTTTAA
- a CDS encoding lytic transglycosylase produces the protein MRMLFSWVVVLLLAGCQATQQIDSSSETNDTTGKTPSSDSNSNAVISSDTDTINAAKDGTASSQSDSNKPDITPWNRDDVWERIAMQLKLEVPDHKRVEYYRNWFITHPSHMVEVSRRAEPFLYLIVEKIEERHLPLELALLPVVESSFDAFAYSHGSAAGLWQFVPSTGKMYGLEQNYWYDGRRDVEFATDAALEFLVSLNKRFNGDWNLAIAAYNSGGGRVSRAITKNKKAGKPIDFFSLELPKETSSYVPKLLALADVVANQEKYGISIPPIANKPVLESVDPKEQLDLAIAANYAGLTVTELQSYNPAYNQWATAPEGPFHFLLPLASIDQFTKSVEGNRGKGVKLVRYKVKSGDTLSVIARKHDTTSKIIRTANSLSSNMIRVGQHLMIPTSTKGDDTYALSAKNRLAKTQSTAKGKFKVTHTVASGDSLWTISRKHNVSYQSLAKWNGMGPRDTLKIGQKLVIWKNNSDGAIMRTVHYKVRTGDTISGIASKFKVKSADIVKWNNLAKKKYIKPGQSLKLYVDVTKVSV, from the coding sequence ATGAGAATGCTGTTTAGTTGGGTCGTTGTACTGCTGTTGGCAGGTTGCCAAGCGACTCAACAAATTGACTCTTCTTCTGAGACAAATGACACCACAGGTAAGACCCCTTCATCAGACTCCAATTCGAATGCTGTAATTAGTAGTGATACTGATACGATCAATGCAGCGAAAGATGGAACTGCGTCGTCACAAAGTGATAGCAATAAACCAGATATTACACCTTGGAATCGCGATGATGTTTGGGAACGCATTGCGATGCAACTGAAATTAGAAGTACCCGACCATAAAAGAGTAGAGTATTACCGAAATTGGTTTATCACTCACCCGAGTCATATGGTGGAAGTATCTCGACGCGCCGAACCTTTCTTATATCTGATTGTTGAAAAAATAGAAGAACGCCATTTACCATTAGAGCTGGCACTTCTTCCTGTTGTTGAAAGCTCGTTTGACGCCTTCGCTTATTCACACGGTAGCGCAGCTGGACTGTGGCAATTTGTACCTAGCACCGGAAAAATGTATGGCTTAGAACAAAATTACTGGTACGACGGCAGACGCGATGTTGAATTCGCCACAGATGCCGCACTGGAATTCTTAGTTTCTCTGAACAAACGATTTAATGGCGACTGGAATCTTGCTATAGCAGCTTATAACAGTGGCGGTGGACGCGTTTCACGCGCAATCACGAAAAACAAGAAAGCAGGAAAGCCGATAGACTTTTTCTCTCTTGAACTACCTAAAGAGACCAGTAGCTATGTACCAAAATTATTGGCCTTAGCCGATGTTGTCGCAAACCAAGAGAAATATGGCATTAGTATTCCACCTATCGCCAATAAACCTGTTTTAGAAAGTGTCGACCCGAAAGAGCAGCTAGATTTAGCCATAGCGGCTAACTATGCTGGCCTTACCGTTACTGAGCTTCAAAGCTACAATCCTGCATATAATCAATGGGCAACAGCCCCTGAAGGCCCGTTTCATTTTCTACTTCCATTAGCGTCCATCGACCAGTTTACGAAGTCGGTAGAAGGGAACCGAGGGAAAGGTGTAAAGCTTGTTCGGTATAAAGTGAAATCGGGTGATACTCTAAGTGTGATAGCAAGAAAGCATGATACAACGAGTAAAATTATCCGCACAGCCAATAGTCTTTCAAGCAATATGATCCGTGTTGGTCAACACTTGATGATCCCAACATCAACAAAAGGTGATGATACCTATGCGCTTAGCGCCAAAAACCGCTTAGCTAAAACACAGTCTACTGCCAAAGGTAAATTTAAGGTTACTCATACTGTTGCGAGCGGTGATAGCTTATGGACAATTTCAAGAAAGCACAATGTCTCTTATCAGTCCTTAGCTAAATGGAACGGAATGGGGCCAAGAGATACGCTAAAAATAGGTCAAAAGCTAGTTATTTGGAAAAATAACAGTGATGGTGCAATTATGCGAACAGTGCATTATAAAGTTCGCACAGGAGACACCATCAGTGGTATAGCGAGCAAATTCAAAGTCAAAAGTGCTGACATTGTAAAATGGAACAATTTGGCAAAGAAAAAATACATAAAACCAGGGCAAAGCCTGAAGCTTTATGTCGATGTGACTAAGGTCAGCGTATGA
- a CDS encoding YIP1 family protein: MVPSSNPLIMVVDIFRSPTSCFAALYQRGAWGWQTYILLLLTPFLFWGYYFDIVDFEWLKYNLTEQLQASSPDKIALLEKNTLMASEILNTVLNRTLNIGLLAFWFFLAAKPSRHQHGYWKWFAASSVVIFPAVIGDFASYVSLLVNHGNVMSYAADLNSLNGLLKLPLTSEWSSFTRAFPLLLPWYIVLGYAAIGAWTEFTKGQALAISALPWLGYYFIWALYILIF, from the coding sequence ATAGTTCCTTCTAGTAACCCATTGATAATGGTAGTAGATATATTTAGGTCTCCAACTTCATGCTTCGCTGCGCTTTATCAACGAGGCGCTTGGGGCTGGCAAACCTACATACTTCTGTTACTAACGCCATTTTTATTCTGGGGATATTACTTCGACATCGTTGATTTCGAATGGTTAAAATACAATTTAACTGAACAACTTCAAGCGTCGTCTCCAGATAAAATAGCGCTACTCGAAAAAAACACGCTTATGGCAAGTGAGATTCTAAACACGGTATTAAATAGAACGCTAAATATCGGCTTGCTTGCATTTTGGTTTTTCTTAGCTGCAAAACCGAGCCGCCATCAGCATGGGTATTGGAAATGGTTTGCAGCGTCTAGCGTCGTTATTTTTCCAGCTGTTATTGGCGACTTTGCAAGTTATGTGAGTCTGCTAGTTAACCATGGTAACGTGATGAGCTATGCCGCCGACTTAAATAGTCTAAATGGCTTGCTTAAACTGCCATTAACAAGTGAGTGGTCTTCATTTACTCGCGCATTCCCTCTACTGCTGCCATGGTATATTGTACTTGGTTATGCAGCTATTGGCGCTTGGACCGAATTTACTAAAGGTCAAGCTTTGGCTATTTCCGCTCTTCCTTGGCTTGGTTATTACTTTATATGGGCTTTGTATATTCTGATTTTTTAG